TGGATGTTGGGGGTCTTTTTCGATAAAAAATTCTTCTTTCCCTATATGTTGTTGAATTTGCTGGGCAAGTGTCAAGGCATATTTTGAATCTACATCAGGCAAGCAAACAATAAATTTATCATCTTTCCCCCGGGCAATACAATTTGCTTTTTCTTTGACGGATTTTTTTATCCACCTCACCACCGCACAAAGGAGTTTATCCCCTTCGGTCCTACCATATTTATCCCTGATTTCAATAAGATTATCCAATTCTAAGATTATTAAAGAGACTGAACGATTAGTTTTAGTGAGTGCTCTGGCTAAATAGTTTTCAAGGTATTTAATATTATAAGTTTGTGTTAATTTATCTCGGTCTAACAAGCCATTAGTCTGTGAGGTTTTTTCTATTCTTCCAATGGCTAATGAGGCAATGTCAGCAATAAAAGAAAGTAATCTTTGTGACATCGAATCAAATGCGTTTTTTTTGTAGCTAAATGCGGCTAAAACGCCAATCATTTTCCCTTTATCCTTAAGTAAAACATTCATAGATGAATTAATTTCCTGCCCCGTTTCTACCTGGATAGTGGTTGTTTTATCTTCTTTAATGATTGAAAAAAAAGCCATTGGTTGTTGAACAGGATTCTCTTGATGTTCTTCCCAGATTTTCTCTAATTTCATCCGAATATCATCCAGTAGTCTTTCACTGATAGGATAGGCCCT
Above is a genomic segment from bacterium containing:
- a CDS encoding diguanylate cyclase, whose amino-acid sequence is MVEAEELSMQTNHLDKETIRLEKGIWQLELEAEDEELESDQEARIKLLGKEAKKIETKAQSIKTQAKQLNEQAQQLKHYAQKIELQVKRLEEEASKLEAQAQELNFLYFIGMEITALDDPEEILKLIVCKIQPFFDCELATYLLMEDQEIKMGGKRAYPISERLLDDIRMKLEKIWEEHQENPVQQPMAFFSIIKEDKTTTIQVETGQEINSSMNVLLKDKGKMIGVLAAFSYKKNAFDSMSQRLLSFIADIASLAIGRIEKTSQTNGLLDRDKLTQTYNIKYLENYLARALTKTNRSVSLIILELDNLIEIRDKYGRTEGDKLLCAVVRWIKKSVKEKANCIARGKDDKFIVCLPDVDSKYALTLAQQIQQHIGKEEFFIEKDPQHPYKTTASIGIVTYPQIKDKDKLLDYLEMSLLKAKSKGKNQIAQTQGHIP